A genome region from Micromonospora inyonensis includes the following:
- a CDS encoding FtsW/RodA/SpoVE family cell cycle protein, which yields MTAQATPAASPGTTGEQPGVRLARSRRNAELSLLAVAMVLVAAYGGMVEANVLDKVTGDFWIPAVALSAVFLGLHVVIRYLAPFADPALLPAVALLNGIGVGFLRRLDLADAPAAERADLAIFAGTGGRQLAWTLVSVMLAAGLLVLMRDHRAVSRYAYTLGLAGIVLVMIPAVLPNRFSEINGAKLWIRVGSFSIQPGEFAKLALLVFFAYYLVRKREVLSLASRRFLGIDFPRGRDLGPVVVVWLISLMVLVFEKDLGTSLLYFGMFVVTLYIATERVSWLLIGLLLFFGGAYLAYFLGSTVGGPFANFYLRAEIWLDPFADPLNDGYQLVQGLLALGTGGLFGAGPGGGAPDVLPEVQNDFIFAGIGEEIGLFGLSALLVVYLLIVQRGLRAALTVRDSFGKLLAGGLAFTLGLQVFVIVGGISGLIPLTGQTTPFLSAGGSSLMANWLLVGVLLRISDAGRRPVSGGSAARPGSAGPPEQLHGAPTEVIRP from the coding sequence GTGACCGCCCAGGCCACCCCGGCAGCCTCGCCCGGCACGACGGGCGAGCAGCCCGGCGTACGCCTGGCCCGATCCCGGCGCAACGCCGAGCTGTCCCTGCTCGCGGTGGCCATGGTGCTGGTCGCCGCGTACGGGGGCATGGTCGAGGCGAACGTGCTCGACAAGGTCACCGGCGACTTCTGGATCCCGGCCGTCGCGCTCTCCGCCGTCTTCCTCGGCCTGCACGTGGTGATCCGGTATCTCGCGCCCTTCGCCGACCCGGCCCTGCTTCCCGCCGTGGCCCTGCTCAACGGCATCGGCGTCGGCTTCCTGCGCCGGCTCGACCTGGCCGACGCGCCGGCCGCCGAGCGGGCCGACCTGGCGATCTTCGCCGGCACGGGTGGTCGGCAGCTGGCCTGGACGCTGGTCTCGGTGATGCTCGCGGCGGGCTTGCTGGTGCTCATGCGGGACCACCGCGCGGTGTCCCGGTACGCGTACACGCTGGGCCTCGCCGGCATCGTGCTGGTGATGATCCCCGCCGTGCTGCCCAACCGGTTCTCCGAGATCAACGGTGCCAAGCTCTGGATCCGGGTCGGCAGCTTCTCCATCCAGCCCGGCGAGTTCGCCAAGCTCGCGCTGCTGGTCTTCTTCGCCTACTACCTGGTGCGCAAGCGCGAGGTCCTGTCGCTGGCCAGCCGCCGGTTCCTCGGCATCGACTTCCCCCGGGGACGGGATCTCGGCCCGGTGGTCGTGGTCTGGCTGATCAGCCTCATGGTGCTGGTCTTCGAGAAGGACCTCGGCACCTCGCTGCTCTACTTCGGCATGTTCGTGGTCACGCTCTACATCGCCACCGAGCGGGTGAGCTGGCTGTTGATCGGTCTGTTGCTCTTCTTCGGCGGGGCCTACCTCGCCTACTTCCTGGGCAGCACGGTCGGCGGACCGTTCGCCAACTTCTACCTCCGGGCCGAGATCTGGCTGGACCCGTTCGCCGACCCGCTCAACGACGGCTACCAGCTGGTGCAGGGGTTGCTCGCGCTCGGCACCGGCGGCCTGTTCGGGGCCGGTCCGGGCGGCGGGGCCCCGGACGTCCTGCCCGAGGTGCAGAACGACTTCATCTTCGCCGGCATCGGTGAGGAGATCGGACTCTTCGGCCTCTCCGCCCTCCTGGTGGTCTACCTGTTGATCGTCCAGCGCGGGCTGCGGGCCGCCCTCACCGTCCGGGACTCGTTCGGCAAGCTGCTCGCCGGCGGTCTCGCCTTCACCCTCGGCCTCCAGGTCTTCGTGATCGTCGGCGGGATCAGCGGGCTCATCCCGCTCACCGGCCAGACCACGCCGTTCCTCTCCGCCGGTGGTTCCTCCCTGATGGCGAACTGGCTGCTGGTCGGCGTCCTGCTGCGTATCTCGGACGCCGGCCGGCGTCCGGTCTCCGGTGGGTCGGCCGCCCGACCGGGCAGCGCCGGTCCACCCGAGCAGCTCCACGGTGCCCCTACGGAGGTGATCCGCCCGTGA
- a CDS encoding peptidoglycan D,D-transpeptidase FtsI family protein, whose protein sequence is MNAPLRRVGVVVLVLFGLLFMNLNWIQAYKADEYRTSDYNGRVQVAEYDRKRGNIEAGGTPVATSKETNGSLRYLRTYPAGPKYAHVLGFKPVNLGDTGIERAEDDFLAGTSDQLFADRFRDMLRVTGEPSGGGNVLLSISKRAQDTAYTQLANNELGATRGAAIALDPRTGAVQALVSMPSFDPNPLASHETSAASAAYNKLEGDPAGPLRNRALGETLPPGSTFKIVVAAAALENGVGKQTMIPAGPSYTAPTSGTPIRNAVPSICPEDEVTLMNAVTESCNTGFAQLGVRLGADTVKEKARQFGFEQEDLTIGHLDEAGLPVAPSRTGEMKNPDGGDDPAGLAQSSIGQFDVRMTPLQGALIAAAVANNGTQMRPYLVQQLLGPDRTTNYYTADPKQLRQPISGQVANDLRDMMVNVVTEGTGRKARIDGYTVGGKTGTAQAGENTDDHGWFIGFALDKDGKPVSAVCVMLESAGQGGSAEAARIAGQIMRAAIADPGGR, encoded by the coding sequence GTGAACGCACCGCTCCGTCGGGTCGGCGTGGTCGTCCTGGTCCTGTTCGGCCTGCTCTTCATGAACCTGAACTGGATTCAGGCGTACAAGGCCGACGAGTACCGCACCAGCGACTACAACGGCCGGGTCCAGGTTGCCGAGTACGACCGCAAGCGCGGCAACATCGAGGCCGGCGGTACTCCGGTGGCCACCAGCAAGGAGACCAACGGCAGCCTCAGGTACCTGCGGACCTACCCGGCCGGGCCGAAGTACGCGCACGTGCTCGGCTTCAAGCCGGTCAACCTCGGGGACACCGGCATCGAGCGGGCCGAGGACGACTTCCTCGCCGGCACCAGCGACCAGCTCTTCGCCGACCGGTTCCGGGACATGCTCCGGGTCACCGGCGAGCCGTCCGGTGGCGGGAACGTGCTGCTCTCCATCTCGAAGCGGGCGCAGGACACGGCGTACACCCAGTTGGCCAACAACGAACTGGGCGCGACCAGGGGGGCGGCGATCGCGCTGGACCCGCGTACCGGGGCGGTCCAGGCGCTGGTCTCCATGCCCAGCTTCGACCCGAACCCGCTGGCCAGCCACGAAACCAGCGCGGCGTCGGCGGCGTACAACAAGCTGGAGGGCGACCCGGCCGGTCCGCTGCGGAACCGGGCGCTGGGCGAGACGCTGCCACCCGGATCGACCTTCAAGATCGTGGTGGCCGCCGCCGCACTCGAGAACGGCGTCGGCAAGCAGACCATGATCCCGGCGGGCCCCAGCTACACCGCCCCGACCTCCGGTACGCCGATCCGCAACGCCGTCCCGTCGATCTGCCCGGAGGACGAGGTGACCCTGATGAACGCGGTCACCGAGTCGTGCAACACCGGCTTCGCCCAGCTCGGCGTCCGGCTCGGGGCCGACACGGTCAAGGAGAAGGCCCGCCAGTTCGGCTTCGAGCAGGAGGACCTGACCATCGGCCACCTCGACGAAGCCGGTCTGCCGGTGGCCCCCAGCCGTACCGGGGAGATGAAGAACCCGGACGGCGGGGACGACCCGGCCGGGCTGGCGCAGTCGTCGATCGGCCAGTTCGACGTCCGGATGACCCCGTTGCAGGGTGCCCTGATCGCCGCCGCGGTGGCGAACAACGGCACCCAGATGCGGCCCTACCTGGTCCAGCAGCTGCTCGGCCCGGACCGGACGACCAACTACTACACCGCCGACCCGAAGCAGCTCCGGCAGCCGATCAGCGGTCAGGTCGCCAACGACCTGCGGGACATGATGGTCAACGTGGTGACCGAGGGCACCGGCCGCAAAGCCCGGATCGACGGGTATACCGTCGGCGGCAAGACCGGCACCGCGCAGGCCGGGGAGAACACCGACGACCACGGCTGGTTCATCGGCTTCGCCCTCGACAAGGACGGCAAGCCGGTCTCCGCGGTCTGCGTCATGCTGGAGTCGGCGGGCCAGGGCGGCAGCGCCGAGGCGGCCCGGATCGCCGGGCAGATCATGCGGGCGGCCATCGCGGATCCCGGAGGGCGGTGA
- a CDS encoding serine/threonine-protein kinase has protein sequence MLSPGVQLGNRYRLDERIASGGMGDVWRGTDQVLGRVVAVKSLLPALLDEPGFAERFRGEARTMATINHPGVVDIYDFGSDQQIAFLIMEYVEGDALSATLNRVGRLTPARTMALVAQAADALHAAHGKGIVHRDVKPGNLLVRPNGTLVLTDFGIARSELVGQLTAAGSVLGTASYISPEQAAGAVATAASDVYALGVVAYQCLAGRRPFEGDNPLEIAMRHVRETPRPLPGDIPPPVRALVDRAMAKDPTARWPSAAALAGAARQVKAALAHQNRPGGRARPVSVAPSSPATPPATSQARAQVPPPQRQQPRPPVVPQARPQPQPQPQARPPAAARPVASVPVSPPRPAPPVTHRPVAAHPVTPSRPPVAHPGYPRGAASVPSAPPRQVGYAHQPGPPLPPDSGPRARTVLVVIALAVLVLICSGVISYSMQDGDDSTASSAGLLPSPNVTSAAPTESGDDGGTPSSYRRVGLPVPAGDGTTTSEGRQTR, from the coding sequence ATGCTCAGCCCCGGCGTCCAGCTCGGCAACCGCTACCGTCTCGACGAGCGGATCGCCAGTGGTGGCATGGGCGACGTCTGGCGCGGCACCGACCAGGTGCTCGGCCGGGTCGTCGCGGTCAAGAGTCTGCTTCCCGCGTTGCTGGACGAGCCGGGGTTCGCCGAGCGGTTCCGCGGTGAGGCGCGCACCATGGCGACCATCAACCACCCCGGTGTGGTCGACATCTACGACTTCGGCAGTGACCAGCAGATCGCCTTCCTGATCATGGAGTACGTCGAGGGGGACGCCCTCTCGGCGACCCTCAACCGGGTCGGCCGGCTCACCCCCGCCCGGACGATGGCGCTGGTGGCCCAGGCCGCGGATGCCCTGCACGCCGCCCACGGCAAGGGCATCGTGCACCGTGACGTGAAGCCCGGGAACCTGCTGGTCCGTCCGAACGGCACGCTGGTGCTGACCGACTTCGGCATCGCCCGGTCCGAGCTGGTCGGCCAGCTCACCGCCGCCGGATCGGTGCTCGGCACCGCCTCGTACATCTCCCCGGAGCAGGCGGCGGGCGCGGTGGCCACCGCGGCCTCCGACGTCTATGCCCTCGGGGTGGTCGCCTACCAGTGCCTCGCCGGTCGTCGGCCGTTCGAGGGGGACAACCCCCTGGAGATCGCGATGCGGCACGTCCGGGAGACCCCGCGTCCGCTGCCGGGGGACATCCCGCCGCCGGTCCGCGCGCTCGTCGACCGGGCGATGGCCAAGGACCCGACGGCCCGCTGGCCGAGCGCCGCCGCCCTGGCCGGTGCGGCCCGGCAGGTCAAGGCTGCCCTCGCCCACCAGAACCGCCCGGGTGGTCGGGCCCGGCCGGTCTCCGTCGCTCCTTCGTCGCCGGCGACCCCGCCGGCCACCTCGCAGGCGCGGGCGCAGGTCCCGCCCCCGCAGCGGCAGCAGCCCCGGCCGCCGGTCGTACCGCAGGCCCGGCCGCAGCCGCAGCCGCAGCCGCAGGCCCGGCCGCCGGCGGCGGCGCGTCCGGTCGCCTCGGTCCCGGTGTCCCCGCCCCGCCCCGCGCCGCCGGTCACGCACCGCCCGGTCGCTGCGCATCCGGTCACCCCGTCGCGTCCGCCGGTGGCGCACCCCGGCTACCCCCGGGGCGCGGCCTCCGTCCCGTCGGCTCCGCCGCGCCAGGTCGGCTACGCTCACCAGCCCGGTCCGCCGCTTCCGCCGGACAGCGGGCCGCGCGCCCGGACCGTCCTGGTCGTCATCGCGCTCGCCGTGCTGGTCCTGATCTGTTCCGGCGTGATTTCCTACAGCATGCAGGACGGCGACGACTCGACGGCCAGCTCGGCCGGCCTGCTCCCGTCACCGAACGTGACGTCTGCAGCACCGACGGAGAGCGGAGATGACGGCGGCACCCCGTCGTCGTACCGTCGGGTGGGACTGCCCGTGCCGGCTGGCGACGGGACGACGACGAGCGAAGGACGACAGACGCGATGA
- the pknB gene encoding Stk1 family PASTA domain-containing Ser/Thr kinase, whose product MTAQARLLGGRYQVGELLGYGGMAEVHRGRDLRLGRDVAIKMLRADLARDATFQMRFRREAQNAASLNHPAIVAVYDTGEETAPTGETLPFIVMEFVNGRTLKEVLGAEGRLQPRRALEITADMCAALEFSHRHGIIHRDIKPGNVMLTLTGQVKVMDFGIARALASGATTMTQTSAVIGTAQYLSPEQARGEAVDARSDVYAAGCVLFELVCGHPPFVGDSPVSVAYQHVREAPPTPSDINPDVTPPIDAIVLKALSKNPLNRYQSAGEMRADLLRAAAGRPVAATPVLREDETAAMGPAPAAAAFPAAATAPQTRQIPARVGDPRRRRASSWVIATLAGLGVLAVIALVAGLLLLQNRETTVQVPTLLGKSQQAAIADLTAAKLRYEVGTPVLSSDCKKDTVAEQDPPADEKINENETVTLHMCGGKPVVTIPGNLEGSRYENVEAQLKALKLVPERKDVNSDEPEGLVVKLTPTSGKSVPEGSKVVVEVSRGNVRQVPDVVGESEEDAKEELREAGYEVKVRKGDEVPKDQAGRVTNQTPKGGSSLARGQTVTITVSQPAPEPDPSGTPPTDGTTPTPTPTDGGRGGSLPFPTMPPRDDSSWS is encoded by the coding sequence ATGACTGCGCAGGCCCGCCTGCTGGGTGGCAGGTACCAGGTCGGCGAGCTCCTCGGCTACGGCGGTATGGCCGAGGTGCACCGCGGTCGCGACCTGCGGCTCGGCCGGGACGTCGCGATCAAGATGCTCCGGGCGGACCTGGCTCGCGACGCGACCTTCCAGATGCGGTTCCGCCGGGAGGCGCAGAACGCCGCCTCGCTCAACCACCCCGCGATCGTCGCCGTCTACGACACCGGCGAGGAGACCGCCCCCACCGGCGAGACCCTGCCCTTCATCGTCATGGAGTTCGTCAACGGACGGACGCTCAAGGAGGTGCTGGGCGCGGAGGGCCGCCTCCAGCCCCGCCGGGCGTTGGAGATCACCGCCGACATGTGTGCGGCGCTGGAGTTCAGCCACCGGCACGGCATCATCCACCGGGACATCAAGCCCGGCAACGTGATGCTCACCCTGACCGGCCAGGTCAAGGTGATGGACTTCGGTATCGCCCGGGCGCTGGCCAGCGGTGCCACCACGATGACCCAGACCAGCGCCGTGATCGGCACCGCCCAGTACCTCTCCCCGGAGCAGGCCCGGGGCGAGGCGGTGGACGCCCGGTCGGACGTCTACGCCGCCGGCTGCGTCCTGTTCGAGCTGGTCTGTGGCCATCCGCCGTTCGTCGGGGACAGCCCGGTCAGCGTCGCCTACCAGCACGTCCGGGAGGCTCCGCCGACGCCGAGCGACATCAACCCGGACGTCACCCCCCCGATCGACGCGATCGTGCTGAAGGCGCTGTCGAAGAACCCGCTCAACCGGTACCAGAGCGCCGGGGAGATGCGGGCCGACCTCCTCCGGGCCGCCGCCGGGCGTCCGGTGGCCGCCACGCCGGTGCTCCGCGAGGACGAGACGGCAGCGATGGGGCCCGCACCTGCGGCAGCCGCCTTCCCGGCTGCGGCGACCGCCCCGCAGACCCGGCAGATTCCCGCCCGGGTGGGCGACCCGCGCCGACGCCGCGCCTCGTCCTGGGTGATCGCCACCCTCGCCGGCCTCGGCGTGCTCGCGGTGATCGCCCTGGTCGCCGGCCTGCTCCTGCTCCAGAACCGGGAGACCACCGTCCAGGTGCCCACCCTGCTCGGCAAGAGCCAGCAGGCGGCGATCGCCGACCTGACGGCCGCGAAGCTGCGGTACGAGGTGGGCACGCCGGTGCTCAGCAGCGACTGCAAGAAGGACACCGTCGCCGAGCAGGATCCGCCGGCCGACGAGAAGATCAACGAGAACGAGACGGTCACGCTGCACATGTGCGGCGGCAAGCCGGTCGTCACCATCCCGGGCAACCTGGAGGGATCCCGCTACGAGAACGTCGAGGCGCAGCTCAAGGCACTGAAGCTCGTTCCGGAGCGCAAGGACGTCAACAGCGACGAGCCCGAGGGGCTGGTCGTCAAGCTCACCCCGACCTCAGGGAAGAGCGTCCCGGAGGGCAGCAAGGTCGTCGTCGAGGTCTCCCGGGGCAACGTCCGCCAGGTGCCGGACGTGGTCGGCGAGAGCGAGGAGGACGCCAAGGAGGAGCTGCGCGAGGCCGGCTACGAGGTCAAGGTGCGCAAGGGCGACGAGGTGCCGAAGGACCAGGCGGGGCGGGTGACCAACCAGACCCCGAAGGGCGGGTCGTCGCTGGCCCGGGGGCAGACGGTGACCATCACGGTCAGCCAGCCGGCGCCCGAACCCGACCCGAGTGGCACGCCGCCGACGGACGGGACGACCCCGACCCCGACGCCGACCGACGGTGGGCGGGGCGGCAGCCTGCCGTTCCCGACCATGCCGCCCCGCGACGACTCCTCCTGGAGCTGA
- a CDS encoding aminodeoxychorismate/anthranilate synthase component II, giving the protein MRVLVIDNYDSFVFNLVQYLGQLGVDCEVRRNDEIDIDEVGRIGAAGILLSPGPGSPDRAGICLDVVHRYAGELPIFGVCLGHQAIGEAFGATVARAPELLHGKTSLVRHSSTGVLAGLPDPFTATRYHSLAVLPETLPDELEVTGWTGSGVVMAMRHRTLPVEGVQFHPESVLTEGGHLMLANWLATCGFTAARERAPELAAEVDARRLAAFATV; this is encoded by the coding sequence ATGCGCGTACTGGTGATCGACAACTACGACTCGTTCGTCTTCAACCTGGTGCAGTACCTCGGCCAACTCGGCGTGGACTGCGAGGTGCGCCGCAACGACGAGATCGACATCGACGAGGTGGGTCGGATCGGCGCGGCCGGCATCCTGCTCTCCCCCGGTCCGGGCAGCCCGGACCGGGCCGGCATCTGCCTGGACGTCGTCCACCGGTACGCCGGTGAGCTGCCGATCTTCGGTGTCTGCCTCGGCCATCAGGCCATCGGCGAGGCGTTCGGTGCCACCGTGGCCCGCGCCCCGGAGCTGCTGCACGGCAAGACCTCGCTGGTACGGCACTCCTCGACCGGTGTCCTGGCCGGGCTGCCCGACCCGTTCACCGCCACGCGGTACCACTCGCTGGCGGTGCTCCCCGAGACCCTGCCGGACGAGCTGGAGGTGACCGGCTGGACCGGTTCCGGGGTGGTGATGGCGATGCGCCACCGCACCCTGCCCGTGGAGGGGGTCCAGTTCCACCCGGAGTCGGTGCTCACCGAGGGCGGCCACCTGATGCTGGCCAACTGGCTCGCCACCTGCGGCTTCACCGCAGCCCGGGAGCGTGCGCCGGAGCTGGCCGCCGAGGTCGATGCCCGCCGCCTGGCCGCCTTCGCCACCGTCTGA
- a CDS encoding class E sortase, with translation MGAVPPLPARDDEPATTGPDTAPPQPRRGERVVQLRPEQTDGGYRSVYSELTRPTVWSRLRGGIRVSGEVLITFGLVVLLFAGYEVWGKSAIVDAHQNDLSQQLEQSWGPQGDPTVAPSATPSPRTTPAPVNGKPIAGLHIPSLDKNWIVVEGVTQKDIRYAPGHYPKSAMPGELGNFSVAGHRNRATFWRLDELDDGDAIVVETKEKWYVYRVSQTRIVKPSQVEVVAPVPGRPGAKPTRRMLTLTTCNPKFDNYERLIIHAEMERSQDKSAGRPAELGG, from the coding sequence ATGGGCGCCGTTCCGCCTCTCCCGGCCCGCGACGACGAGCCGGCCACCACCGGACCCGACACCGCCCCACCGCAGCCCCGCCGGGGTGAGCGGGTGGTGCAGCTGCGCCCGGAGCAGACCGACGGGGGCTACCGCAGCGTCTACTCGGAGCTGACCCGTCCCACGGTCTGGTCCCGGCTGCGCGGCGGCATCCGGGTCAGTGGTGAGGTCCTCATCACCTTCGGCCTGGTGGTGCTCCTCTTCGCCGGGTACGAGGTGTGGGGCAAGTCCGCCATCGTCGACGCCCACCAGAACGACCTCAGCCAGCAGCTGGAACAGTCGTGGGGCCCGCAGGGCGACCCCACCGTGGCACCGTCGGCGACCCCGAGTCCCCGCACGACGCCGGCACCGGTGAACGGCAAGCCGATCGCCGGGCTCCACATCCCCAGCCTCGACAAGAACTGGATCGTGGTGGAGGGCGTCACCCAGAAGGACATCCGGTACGCGCCGGGGCACTACCCGAAGAGCGCCATGCCCGGTGAGCTGGGCAACTTCTCCGTCGCCGGCCACCGCAACCGGGCCACCTTCTGGCGGCTGGACGAGCTGGACGACGGTGACGCGATCGTGGTCGAGACCAAGGAGAAGTGGTACGTGTACCGCGTCTCCCAGACCCGGATCGTCAAGCCGTCGCAGGTCGAGGTGGTCGCACCCGTCCCCGGCAGGCCGGGGGCCAAGCCGACCAGGCGGATGCTCACCCTCACCACCTGCAACCCGAAGTTCGACAACTACGAACGGCTGATCATCCACGCCGAGATGGAACGCTCACAGGACAAGTCGGCGGGTCGCCCGGCCGAACTGGGGGGCTGA
- a CDS encoding DUF881 domain-containing protein: MEYTSGAASWQKVLRRAVAGLLPRRPRQRRPGWSLGVPLIAAAAGLLFTTTATTAGGTALREDRRPQLTQLIDDTRERVAARETEAARLRADVERQTEALADTDQPIAAERGRAAAGRQSAGFTALTGPGVTVELDDARRLESLPEGASNDDLVVHQGDVQAVVNALWAGGAEAMSIMNVRVLTTSAVRCVGNTLLLHGRVYSPPFKIVAIGDPAALQQALAASEGVRLFKDAVDHYQLGYRETVSTVSVPAFEGSTTLRSAKVPR; the protein is encoded by the coding sequence GTGGAGTACACATCCGGCGCGGCGTCCTGGCAGAAGGTGCTCCGGCGGGCCGTGGCCGGACTGCTGCCCCGACGACCGCGCCAGCGACGTCCGGGGTGGTCGCTCGGCGTACCCCTGATCGCCGCCGCGGCCGGGCTGCTCTTCACCACCACCGCCACCACCGCCGGGGGCACCGCCCTGCGCGAGGACCGCCGGCCGCAGCTCACCCAGCTCATCGACGACACCCGGGAACGGGTGGCGGCGCGGGAAACGGAGGCGGCGCGACTCCGGGCGGACGTGGAACGGCAGACCGAGGCGCTCGCCGACACCGACCAGCCGATCGCGGCGGAACGTGGCCGGGCGGCGGCCGGCCGGCAGTCCGCCGGGTTCACCGCGCTCACCGGCCCGGGGGTCACCGTCGAACTCGACGACGCCCGGCGGCTCGAGAGCCTGCCCGAAGGGGCGAGCAACGACGACCTGGTCGTCCACCAGGGGGACGTCCAAGCGGTCGTGAACGCGCTCTGGGCCGGCGGCGCGGAGGCCATGTCAATCATGAACGTCCGCGTCCTGACCACCAGCGCGGTACGCTGCGTAGGTAACACCCTGCTCTTGCACGGCCGGGTGTACTCCCCTCCATTCAAGATCGTAGCAATCGGCGACCCCGCTGCGCTCCAGCAGGCCCTCGCCGCTTCTGAGGGAGTCCGGTTGTTCAAGGACGCGGTCGACCACTACCAGCTCGGCTACCGCGAGACCGTCTCCACGGTCAGCGTGCCGGCCTTCGAGGGTTCGACAACGCTCCGCTCGGCGAAGGTGCCCCGGTGA
- a CDS encoding cell division protein CrgA, whose amino-acid sequence MPKSQVRKKKVYTPPTDVRPTTTAATRKPSPVWLPLLAIALIVFGIGWLVVYYLSEQAYPVATWGYWNLAVGFGAMVASLIVLSRWR is encoded by the coding sequence GTGCCCAAGTCACAGGTCCGCAAGAAGAAGGTGTACACCCCGCCGACGGACGTGCGTCCGACGACCACCGCGGCGACGCGCAAGCCCAGCCCGGTCTGGCTGCCGCTCCTGGCGATCGCGCTGATCGTCTTCGGGATCGGCTGGCTGGTGGTCTACTACCTCTCCGAGCAGGCCTACCCGGTCGCCACGTGGGGCTACTGGAACCTCGCAGTCGGCTTCGGCGCCATGGTCGCCTCGCTGATCGTGCTCTCCCGCTGGCGCTGA